Proteins encoded together in one Chitinophaga sp. LS1 window:
- a CDS encoding mechanosensitive ion channel family protein, translated as MTNVLDQVILGNPIQNYFILAIVLLFVSMIKRYLSQWLANLLFKEVRKWAPDIDQHEFSHLLLRPLEYFFLLVAFMLTIDHLNFPPELNITVYNGFSLKGILSTLLELALTLSIIWIILRVIDFVSLMISKSADLLHDKTDNQFIVFFRDFFKAIVFIFGAIAFIRILFGAVLVNKIIAGLGIGAAALALAAKESIENLICSFIIFFDKPFRVGDTVKVDTYQGAVEKIGLRSTRIRTQDKTFVTVPNKKMVDSILDNISLRTQQRAVFRLEVAGDTAADNLLKVLQDFKALLKQHDKVADGFIVNLNDFTKDTYVIQVIYLTNVIEGVPFNQLKSEINLGFIKILESHGVKLSSTTVEIHEK; from the coding sequence ATGACCAATGTACTAGACCAGGTTATTCTTGGCAACCCAATCCAGAATTACTTTATTCTGGCTATTGTGCTACTGTTTGTATCGATGATAAAACGGTATCTATCACAATGGCTGGCCAATCTCCTTTTCAAAGAAGTCAGAAAGTGGGCACCTGACATCGACCAACATGAATTTTCCCACCTGCTGCTGCGACCATTGGAATACTTCTTCCTGCTGGTCGCCTTCATGCTCACGATCGATCACCTGAACTTTCCACCGGAACTGAACATCACTGTTTACAATGGGTTTAGTCTGAAGGGGATATTAAGTACACTGCTGGAACTCGCGCTTACATTATCCATCATCTGGATCATTCTCCGTGTCATCGATTTCGTGTCGCTGATGATCAGCAAGAGTGCCGATTTGCTACATGATAAGACGGACAACCAGTTCATCGTGTTCTTCAGGGATTTCTTCAAAGCCATCGTCTTTATTTTTGGTGCCATTGCCTTTATCAGGATCCTTTTTGGGGCGGTGCTGGTCAATAAAATTATTGCGGGTCTTGGTATCGGTGCTGCGGCCCTCGCCCTCGCTGCCAAGGAAAGTATTGAAAACCTGATTTGTTCTTTCATCATCTTCTTCGATAAGCCTTTCCGGGTAGGAGATACCGTGAAGGTAGATACTTACCAGGGTGCTGTAGAAAAGATTGGTCTGCGCAGTACACGCATCCGCACCCAGGACAAAACCTTTGTGACTGTTCCCAACAAGAAAATGGTAGACAGCATCCTGGATAATATTTCGCTGCGTACGCAGCAAAGGGCGGTATTTCGCCTGGAAGTAGCGGGTGATACGGCTGCAGATAACCTGCTGAAAGTATTACAGGATTTCAAAGCCCTGTTGAAACAGCATGATAAAGTAGCAGACGGCTTTATTGTGAATTTGAACGACTTTACTAAAGATACGTACGTGATACAGGTTATTTACCTCACCAATGTGATTGAAGGGGTTCCTTTCAATCAATTGAAAAGTGAGATCAACCTTGGTTTTATAAAAATACTGGAAAGCCATGGTGTAAAATTATCCAGTACAACGGTGGAGATACACGAGAAATAA